The window GGATGACGAGGATCGTTTTCAGATTTTCCTGGCGGACCGTTCGGCAGAGGGCGGGTCCGCTCATTTCCTTCATTCGGATATCGATCAGCGCCAGATCAGGTTCCAGCGATCTGATTTTTTCAAGACCTTCCTGCCCGTTTGACGCTTCTCCGACAACTTCAAACTGAGGTTCGTCCTGCAGCATGGAACTCAGGCCTTTTCTGACAATTTCATGGTCATCAACCAGCAGGATCCGCACTTTGTTCATGGCACCCTCCATAAAAGTGGCAATTGCACCCGAATCGTTGTTCCTCCTTCGTCATTTCGCAGAACCGTGAAGACGCCTCCCATTTCCTCCACGGTTTTATTCATGGAACGCAGACCGAAGTGGGAAGTGGGACTATACAGATTGGATAACGCGATATCGCTGATTCCAATCCCGATATCTTGGATACTGGCGATAATTTTGGTTTGTTCCACCGTAATGGCCACGACGGCAGCACTGCTTTCGGCATGACGGTGAACGTTGGATAGCGATTCTCCGATAACTTTGTAAATGCATTGGAGCAGGGGATAAGGGACGCTGTCCAAATCGCCGCGGATAATTAAATCCGTCTTGATTTGGCTGTTTCGCTCAAACTCTTCAATGATCCGCGCGAATGCGGAATTGACCGGCTTGGAAAGCTCAAATTCTTCAGACACCGAAAACAGTACGGCGCGAATTTCCGACAAACCCTTGGCAGCCAATTGACGGATCAGGGTAACGGAGTGGATTTCGGCTTGCGGGTTTGAAGGGTCACCGAGCGACCTTACCAAGCTGTCTACTTCCCGGCCCAAGGCAAACAGGGTTTGGGACACTGAATCATGGAGTCTTTGACTCATTCGTTTGCGTTCTTCAAGAACGGCCTTCTGCTTGACGCTCTGACAGCGTTTGGCTATATCAATCATCATAGCGGCCGATGCGGAGAAGTCGGTCAAAAGTTCTTCGTCCTGCTCGGAAAAAGGGGTGGAACCCGGAGGTTTGGCGAGAAAGATGCAACCCAGAATACGATTCCTATGGATAAGGGGAACCGACAGCAATGCTTCAATCGGAGGATGTTCGTCAGGAACTCCGACGGAGCGGGGATGGTTGGTGATGTTCGATACCCGCAGCGCCTGTCCGGTATGAAGGGGAAGCGAGAAAAGGCCGTGGCCCTGCGGCAGATATTCGGGCTGATTCCACCCCGATACTTTAAAATACTCAAAAACATCCGGATTATCCTGGTTAAATAAGCTTAACCCGGCAAAAGCCGCCCCCGCGAGTTCCCTCGATATATCCACGATCGCTTGCAGCAGCGGATCAAGCCCCAAATCAATCATTGACTCCAATTTGTCGAGTGAGCTTAAAAATTGATTGGATTGGTCCGTTTTTTTCACCGGCAAGTCTCCCTTTTGTTGAAAATTCACTTCCGCTGAAAAAGAAATCTTTAAAGAAGAAAAAAATATCGAGAAGACTCTAGCAAACTATGAAAATTATAAGAAAATTCCAAATGTACCATATCAGAAATATTATAGCATTATAACTCAAAGATTTAAATCGCTTTCATCACATTAATGAGAATGATGATCACTTCCATACGTTTGGGTGAGCAGATTCACCTGATCAGGTCTGTGAAAAAAAAATCAGCGGATATAAAATAGTAATGATACATAAATAATAGAAAACAGATTATCTTTAAAAAATTCAGAAATTATCCGGGATTTTTCTTATTAAAAGAAGGGAGGAAATCAAATTTATGTTTCCAAGCACTTTTGATTATTTTGCGCCAAAAACTGTTGAAGAAACGATTGGTTTGCTACAAAGGTTCGGTTACGACGGAAAGATTTTGGCGGGGGGTCAAAGTCTCCTTCCCATGATGAAGCTGCGCGTGGCTATGCCGGCGGCGTTGATTGACATCAATCACGTCGATGATTTGCACGGATGGAAAGAAGAAGACGGGTATTTGCGGATCGGTGCGTTAACGAGGCACGCTGATCTGGAAAAAGAAAGCGCTTTAATTGAGCGGTATCCGCTGTTGTCCAAAACGGCAGAATGGATTGCCGACCCGCAGGTAAGAAATCGGGGTACGATTTGCGGCTCGCTGGTTCATGCCGATCCGGGTTCCGACTGGGGTGCGGCGATGATCGCCATGCGCGCTGAGGTTGAAGTCGTCGGTCCGTCCGGCGTCAAGCGCGTGCCGATTGACGAGTTTTTTGTCGATACGTTTACGACATCCTTGGATATGGATGAAATAGCTTCGGCGGTGCTGTTGCCGGCGCC is drawn from Ferviditalea candida and contains these coding sequences:
- a CDS encoding GAF domain-containing sensor histidine kinase, coding for MKKTDQSNQFLSSLDKLESMIDLGLDPLLQAIVDISRELAGAAFAGLSLFNQDNPDVFEYFKVSGWNQPEYLPQGHGLFSLPLHTGQALRVSNITNHPRSVGVPDEHPPIEALLSVPLIHRNRILGCIFLAKPPGSTPFSEQDEELLTDFSASAAMMIDIAKRCQSVKQKAVLEERKRMSQRLHDSVSQTLFALGREVDSLVRSLGDPSNPQAEIHSVTLIRQLAAKGLSEIRAVLFSVSEEFELSKPVNSAFARIIEEFERNSQIKTDLIIRGDLDSVPYPLLQCIYKVIGESLSNVHRHAESSAAVVAITVEQTKIIASIQDIGIGISDIALSNLYSPTSHFGLRSMNKTVEEMGGVFTVLRNDEGGTTIRVQLPLLWRVP
- a CDS encoding FAD binding domain-containing protein, with the protein product MFPSTFDYFAPKTVEETIGLLQRFGYDGKILAGGQSLLPMMKLRVAMPAALIDINHVDDLHGWKEEDGYLRIGALTRHADLEKESALIERYPLLSKTAEWIADPQVRNRGTICGSLVHADPGSDWGAAMIAMRAEVEVVGPSGVKRVPIDEFFVDTFTTSLDMDEIASAVLLPAPVGKVGARYMKLERKAGDFAIIGVAANVIKAYDGTILDAGFGLCACGDIPLRAEQAEQYLIGRQLDDETIEQASRLAQQSARPATDLRGTAEYKLDLLRVFIKRALQEIAAELK